A part of Haloarchaeobius sp. HME9146 genomic DNA contains:
- the glmM gene encoding phosphoglucosamine mutase, with protein MFGTSGIRGEFGTEVTCDLALSVGRAVASAGYERVVVGRDARESGEPLQQAVVAGLRECGANVVDVGLAATPTVARSIARHDADAGVVITASHNPPQDNGIKLWNPSGQAFDTDQREEITRRVREDDVDVADWAGVGDSERDETAVAAHERALRDAVSIDRELSVVVDAGNGPGGLTASVLHDLGCDVQTLNGQPDGRFPGRPSEPTAENCESLTRLVAETGADLGIAHDGDADRMMAVTEDGEFLAGDVLLALFAREAVGEGDRIAAPLDTSLAVDDALSPLGATVEHTKVGDVFVAEAATDPAVTFGGEPSGAWIWPDETLCPDGPLAACKLVELVARNDSLGALVDSVDTYPIRRDSIETPEKEAAMREVESAIRAEYETVNDLDGIRVDTDDGWFLVRPSGTQPLVRITAEARSDERADDLFEYARQLVTDATSATAATTSQD; from the coding sequence ATGTTCGGTACCAGCGGGATTCGCGGTGAGTTCGGGACGGAAGTGACGTGTGACCTCGCGCTCTCTGTCGGGCGCGCAGTCGCCTCTGCTGGCTACGAACGTGTGGTCGTCGGCCGTGACGCCCGCGAGAGCGGTGAACCGCTCCAGCAGGCGGTCGTCGCGGGCCTCCGCGAGTGCGGGGCGAACGTCGTCGACGTCGGACTCGCGGCGACACCGACGGTCGCACGGTCCATCGCTCGTCACGACGCGGACGCGGGCGTGGTCATCACCGCGTCCCACAACCCACCGCAGGACAACGGCATCAAACTCTGGAACCCGTCGGGGCAGGCGTTCGACACCGACCAGCGCGAGGAGATAACCCGGCGGGTCCGCGAGGACGACGTCGACGTGGCCGACTGGGCGGGCGTGGGCGACAGCGAACGGGACGAGACGGCTGTCGCTGCACACGAGCGCGCCCTCCGCGACGCCGTCAGCATCGACCGCGAGCTCTCGGTCGTCGTCGACGCCGGGAACGGCCCCGGTGGGCTCACCGCGTCGGTCCTCCACGACCTCGGCTGTGACGTCCAGACGCTCAACGGGCAGCCCGACGGCCGGTTCCCCGGCCGACCCAGCGAGCCGACGGCGGAGAACTGCGAGAGCCTGACGCGACTCGTCGCGGAGACGGGAGCCGACCTCGGCATCGCCCACGACGGCGACGCCGACCGGATGATGGCCGTCACCGAGGACGGCGAGTTCCTCGCGGGCGACGTCCTCCTGGCGCTGTTTGCCCGGGAGGCCGTCGGCGAGGGCGACCGGATCGCCGCCCCACTCGACACCAGCCTCGCCGTCGACGATGCGCTCTCCCCCCTGGGTGCGACGGTCGAACACACGAAGGTCGGGGACGTGTTCGTCGCCGAAGCCGCCACCGACCCCGCCGTCACCTTCGGCGGCGAACCCAGCGGGGCGTGGATCTGGCCCGACGAGACCCTGTGTCCCGATGGCCCACTGGCCGCGTGCAAACTCGTCGAACTCGTCGCCCGGAACGACTCGCTCGGCGCGCTCGTCGACTCGGTGGACACCTACCCCATCCGCCGCGACAGCATCGAGACGCCAGAGAAGGAGGCCGCCATGCGTGAGGTCGAGTCGGCCATCCGCGCGGAGTACGAGACGGTGAACGACCTCGACGGGATCCGCGTCGACACCGACGACGGCTGGTTCCTCGTCCGCCCCAGCGGCACCCAGCCCCTCGTCCGCATCACGGCCGAGGCGCGGAGCGACGAGCGCGCCGACGACCTGTTCGAGTACGCCCGCCAGCTGGTCACGGACGCGACGAGCGCGACGGCCGCGACGACGAGCCAGGACTGA
- a CDS encoding metal-dependent hydrolase, which produces MWPWEHLAFGYVLYSLSVRFTTGAAPRGDAVAVAGFATLLPDLVDKPLSWTFDITATGYSVAHSVFAAPVLLAAASLLSRRVDRPHLFGAFAVGYGSHLLGDIVYPAIRGDGFWVHAVLWPVLEREAAPTSGIVANASRYFLRFLHELLTGGLSGILLFELTLVAAVGLLWVVDGFPVATGLYRAVAGRRRD; this is translated from the coding sequence ATGTGGCCATGGGAACACCTCGCGTTCGGATACGTACTGTACTCGCTCTCCGTCCGTTTCACGACGGGGGCTGCACCACGTGGTGACGCGGTCGCCGTGGCCGGATTCGCGACGCTCCTGCCCGACCTCGTCGACAAGCCGCTCTCGTGGACGTTCGACATCACCGCGACCGGCTACTCGGTCGCCCACTCCGTCTTCGCCGCCCCCGTCTTGCTCGCCGCTGCGTCGCTCCTCTCCCGCCGGGTCGACCGACCCCACCTGTTCGGGGCGTTCGCCGTCGGCTACGGCTCGCACCTCCTCGGCGACATCGTCTACCCGGCCATCCGGGGTGACGGGTTCTGGGTCCACGCCGTGCTCTGGCCCGTCCTCGAGCGCGAGGCGGCACCCACCAGCGGCATCGTCGCCAACGCCTCGCGCTACTTCCTGCGCTTCCTCCACGAGCTGCTCACCGGCGGGCTCTCAGGTATCCTGCTGTTCGAGCTGACCCTGGTGGCCGCCGTGGGCCTCCTGTGGGTCGTCGATGGCTTCCCGGTCGCGACCGGGCTCTACCGCGCCGTGGCCGGTCGTCGTCGCGACTGA
- a CDS encoding succinylglutamate desuccinylase/aspartoacylase family protein has protein sequence MKQTNSTSPGLLSRRNFLRGTAALGIGAALLGTSAASASASAGPTRTSYEILEGTYYETTVYVYDSGVAGPTTMVVGGIHGDEKSGYLAADQIAEWSVTTGKLVVMPRANVDAIARDVRPYDPDLNRQFPPTGGTCLSSLARNIWNVVEAVDPDWVFDLHSSRGIYKSGDGGVGQALFPTWTDPARSYGEQTVAALNDRFGLSGDVAYRMGNTLDADRPMLMHRVAGMLDRPGFICETTEKMPLDEQTQWHLFTVEHVMAQYGHVRGTPETTTRSTVDFHAGTHTFDDYWQSFEFDHSLSYPAIVAPSLSYAGPDPAHPRITDDDSNGATARVEEWAYLNDRHYQESAGVLAFPANTVTRSDDGKRIQASRQNVGTSWEYIEFEEPFEATPVVLAAPQSDWHDTPVIARVRNVTRYGFDVRLHTEEGGRDLSWSEQERVGWVALEEGRGTLNGRNYEVGTRRMDEEWRWIDFAGSYENPVFLAAPTTYAGWNPVTVRYEDLSGSRVKAFLQEETSADAETGHPAETVGYFVIDG, from the coding sequence ATGAAACAGACGAACTCCACCTCCCCCGGTCTCCTCTCGCGGCGGAACTTCCTGCGTGGCACAGCAGCGCTCGGCATCGGTGCGGCTCTTCTCGGTACCTCGGCGGCCTCGGCAAGCGCATCGGCTGGTCCCACCCGAACGTCCTACGAGATTCTCGAGGGCACGTACTACGAGACGACCGTCTACGTGTACGACTCCGGCGTCGCCGGCCCGACCACGATGGTCGTCGGTGGCATCCACGGCGACGAGAAGTCCGGCTACCTCGCGGCCGACCAGATCGCCGAGTGGTCCGTCACGACGGGCAAGCTCGTCGTCATGCCCCGCGCGAACGTCGACGCCATCGCCCGGGACGTCCGCCCGTACGACCCCGACCTTAACCGGCAGTTCCCGCCGACCGGCGGTACCTGCCTCTCGTCGCTCGCCCGTAACATCTGGAACGTCGTCGAGGCCGTCGACCCCGACTGGGTGTTCGACCTCCACAGCTCGCGTGGCATCTACAAGTCCGGCGACGGCGGCGTCGGCCAGGCGCTGTTCCCGACCTGGACCGACCCGGCGCGGTCGTACGGTGAGCAGACCGTCGCCGCCCTCAACGACCGATTCGGGCTCTCGGGCGACGTGGCCTACCGGATGGGCAACACGCTCGACGCCGACCGCCCGATGCTCATGCACCGGGTCGCGGGCATGCTCGACCGCCCCGGCTTCATCTGCGAGACGACCGAGAAGATGCCCCTCGACGAGCAGACCCAGTGGCACCTGTTCACCGTCGAGCACGTGATGGCCCAGTACGGCCACGTCCGCGGAACCCCGGAGACGACCACGCGCTCGACGGTCGACTTCCACGCTGGAACCCACACCTTCGACGACTACTGGCAGTCGTTCGAGTTCGACCATTCGCTGTCGTACCCCGCCATCGTCGCTCCGTCGCTCTCGTACGCCGGGCCGGACCCCGCACACCCGCGCATCACCGACGACGACAGCAACGGCGCGACGGCCCGCGTCGAGGAGTGGGCCTACCTGAACGACCGCCACTACCAGGAGTCCGCGGGCGTGCTGGCGTTCCCCGCGAACACCGTCACCCGGTCCGACGACGGGAAGCGCATCCAGGCGAGCCGCCAGAACGTCGGCACGTCCTGGGAATATATCGAGTTCGAAGAACCGTTCGAGGCGACGCCCGTCGTCCTGGCCGCACCCCAGAGTGACTGGCACGACACCCCGGTCATCGCTCGCGTCCGCAACGTCACCCGCTACGGCTTCGACGTGCGACTCCACACCGAGGAAGGTGGCCGTGACCTCTCGTGGTCCGAGCAAGAGCGCGTGGGCTGGGTGGCGCTCGAAGAGGGTCGTGGGACCCTGAACGGCCGCAACTACGAGGTCGGCACGAGACGCATGGACGAGGAATGGCGATGGATCGACTTCGCCGGCTCCTACGAGAACCCGGTGTTCCTCGCCGCGCCGACGACCTACGCGGGCTGGAACCCCGTCACCGTCCGATACGAGGACCTCTCGGGGTCGCGTGTGAAGGCGTTCCTGCAGGAGGAGACGAGCGCCGACGCCGAGACCGGCCACCCGGCCGAGACGGTCGGCTACTTCGTCATCGACGGGTGA
- a CDS encoding DUF1616 domain-containing protein, producing the protein MSRTKLWFLDAFVVLALAALGAFSIFLNVPVARLLATALFVLFLPGYTISVVLFPRGRTDRPPDGGGLLGAERFGLTVALSISIVALVALVANFTPWGITLLPILVGVAGITGFFAVLSLFRRWRVPAADRYAPSVPIRSVLFTKTESAFRDGGSPTTVYNVALVVSVLLALGSVGFAVAYGPTDSGFTEFAVDTEGQSVQEAAVLQSGENPTLLVENHEGSEQEYTMVTTVQRVSENADGATVVEAQRELGRTTLTAADGERVSETVSVSPPSGDDVRVVVMLYRGDAPDDPSRETAYRVVTLRTT; encoded by the coding sequence ATGAGTCGCACGAAACTGTGGTTCCTGGATGCCTTCGTCGTCCTCGCGCTGGCCGCGCTCGGGGCGTTCTCGATCTTCCTGAACGTCCCGGTCGCCCGGCTCCTCGCGACCGCCCTGTTCGTCCTCTTCCTGCCCGGATACACCATCTCGGTCGTGCTGTTCCCCCGGGGGCGGACGGACCGACCGCCGGACGGTGGCGGGCTGCTCGGGGCGGAACGCTTCGGGCTCACGGTCGCATTGAGCATCTCCATCGTCGCACTGGTCGCCCTCGTGGCGAACTTCACCCCCTGGGGAATCACGCTCCTTCCCATCCTCGTCGGAGTGGCCGGAATCACCGGCTTCTTCGCCGTCCTCAGCCTCTTCCGACGCTGGCGAGTGCCAGCCGCCGACCGCTACGCGCCGTCGGTCCCCATCAGGTCGGTCCTGTTCACGAAGACGGAGAGCGCGTTCCGCGACGGGGGCTCCCCGACCACGGTCTACAACGTGGCGCTCGTGGTGAGCGTGCTCCTGGCGCTGGGCAGCGTCGGCTTCGCGGTCGCCTACGGCCCCACCGACAGCGGGTTCACCGAGTTCGCCGTGGACACGGAGGGCCAGAGCGTCCAGGAGGCCGCGGTGCTCCAGAGTGGCGAGAACCCGACCCTCCTCGTCGAGAACCACGAGGGGAGCGAGCAGGAGTACACGATGGTCACCACCGTCCAGCGGGTCAGCGAGAACGCCGACGGAGCCACCGTCGTCGAGGCCCAGCGTGAACTCGGCCGCACGACCCTCACCGCCGCGGACGGCGAGCGGGTCAGCGAGACGGTGAGCGTCTCGCCGCCGAGCGGTGACGACGTTCGCGTCGTCGTCATGCTCTACAGGGGCGACGCGCCCGACGACCCGTCCCGGGAAACCGCGTACCGGGTGGTCACCCTCCGGACCACGTGA
- a CDS encoding right-handed parallel beta-helix repeat-containing protein, with protein sequence MTEQTVYNVVDEGADPTGTEPVDDVLNRLKGNNVTLEFPSGRYALYRLKLSYLENFTMRGLSDDVVLVPTDDYYREWWIAGHSMRNITFENFVLDHTAENVGPELSFGCYDGLVVRNVTKLGYHDTDSTAFGCRIYDAAGSGLVENLVMNDGSIPVKPVGFYTDTTGKLTVRNCQIAGFGNNGLYASTGPGPVCVEGGVFKNNDRTQVRLGGPGSYVKDAEIIVDTDPNSSVDGWTHNYRGIRVSDNPGPVTVENCDIKLFRGRGFGAIVNAFDGGSLTVRDTRVYLSDEYLMYWSDHTAPAVFVDYPSDWEQSGQGGERLFDNLSITGDGQADGEYPVVLLFRGNSTFQNCCLHQTGTDRSGFETWDHETLELATLPDPTDVVDSTVDVPGEVARGSVTLSNITTEGTCPLPTGLGDSAGPTFDAGPTATDTVDDDGTTGDSAVDAGDTVRVEATVSDASGVASVVADASSFGGPGSLDMVDDGSGTYAGEFVVGATTSVTVAVGESATIPVTATDASTGSNTMTAQTNALTVEDNSGGTVDPTVSIGRVWNENTKNPHAQLRVEYYSENAAFVELTVTRDDTGETKSWTDTTPGSGQTETSPSGVFDFHKGQGSAYTVTASTDGSGSDTVTFQS encoded by the coding sequence GTGACTGAACAGACCGTCTACAACGTCGTGGACGAAGGTGCGGACCCGACCGGAACCGAACCGGTCGACGACGTCCTGAACCGACTCAAGGGCAACAACGTCACGCTCGAGTTCCCCTCGGGTCGCTACGCCCTGTACCGGCTGAAGCTCAGCTACCTGGAGAACTTCACCATGCGCGGGCTGAGCGACGACGTCGTCCTCGTCCCGACCGACGATTACTACCGGGAGTGGTGGATCGCCGGCCACTCGATGCGCAACATCACCTTCGAGAACTTCGTCCTCGACCACACCGCCGAGAACGTCGGTCCCGAGCTCTCCTTCGGCTGCTACGACGGGCTCGTCGTCAGGAACGTCACGAAACTCGGCTACCACGACACCGACAGCACCGCGTTCGGCTGTCGCATCTACGACGCAGCAGGCTCCGGTCTCGTCGAGAACCTGGTGATGAACGACGGGAGCATCCCGGTCAAACCCGTGGGGTTCTACACGGACACGACCGGGAAGCTGACCGTCCGAAACTGCCAGATAGCGGGGTTCGGGAACAACGGGCTGTACGCCTCGACCGGGCCGGGACCCGTCTGCGTCGAAGGCGGCGTGTTCAAGAACAACGACCGGACGCAGGTCCGGCTCGGCGGGCCCGGGAGCTACGTCAAGGACGCCGAGATCATCGTCGACACCGACCCTAATAGTTCGGTCGACGGGTGGACACACAACTACCGGGGAATCCGCGTCTCCGACAACCCGGGGCCGGTCACCGTCGAGAACTGCGACATCAAGCTGTTCCGTGGCCGCGGTTTCGGTGCCATCGTCAACGCGTTCGACGGCGGCTCGCTCACCGTTCGGGACACCCGCGTCTACCTCTCCGACGAGTACCTGATGTACTGGAGCGACCACACCGCACCCGCCGTCTTCGTCGACTATCCCTCGGACTGGGAGCAGTCCGGCCAGGGCGGCGAGCGGTTGTTCGACAACCTCTCCATCACCGGGGACGGGCAGGCCGACGGCGAGTACCCAGTCGTCCTGCTGTTCCGGGGCAACAGCACCTTCCAGAACTGCTGTCTCCACCAGACGGGGACCGACCGCTCGGGCTTCGAGACGTGGGACCACGAGACCCTGGAGCTCGCCACCCTCCCGGACCCGACCGACGTCGTGGATTCGACGGTCGACGTGCCCGGCGAGGTCGCACGCGGGAGCGTCACGCTCTCGAACATCACGACCGAGGGCACCTGTCCGCTCCCCACCGGGCTCGGGGACAGCGCGGGGCCGACGTTCGATGCTGGACCGACCGCGACGGACACGGTCGACGACGACGGCACGACCGGGGATTCGGCGGTCGATGCTGGTGATACGGTCCGGGTCGAAGCGACAGTTTCGGACGCCAGTGGAGTGGCGTCGGTCGTGGCCGACGCGAGTTCCTTCGGCGGGCCGGGCTCTCTCGACATGGTCGATGACGGGAGCGGGACCTACGCCGGGGAGTTCGTCGTCGGCGCGACGACTTCGGTCACGGTCGCGGTCGGCGAGAGCGCGACCATCCCCGTGACGGCGACCGACGCGTCGACGGGTTCGAACACGATGACGGCACAGACCAACGCGTTGACCGTCGAGGACAACAGCGGTGGCACCGTCGACCCCACCGTCAGCATCGGTCGAGTCTGGAACGAGAACACGAAGAACCCCCACGCGCAACTGCGCGTCGAGTACTACTCGGAGAACGCGGCGTTCGTCGAACTGACCGTGACGCGGGATGATACGGGCGAGACGAAGAGTTGGACCGACACGACCCCCGGAAGCGGCCAGACCGAGACGAGTCCGTCCGGCGTCTTCGACTTCCACAAGGGCCAGGGCAGCGCGTACACGGTGACGGCCAGCACCGACGGCAGTGGCAGCGACACCGTCACCTTCCAGTCGTAG
- a CDS encoding PadR family transcriptional regulator, translating into MRTDLTGFQHNLLVVLTKMDEPSGRDLKQEIEDSLDTSLPHGRLYRNLDTLVEKGLVEKGCIDGRTNFYEISEEGAEAIRERYRWEREHIEPELTS; encoded by the coding sequence ATGAGGACAGACCTGACCGGATTCCAACACAACCTGCTCGTCGTGCTCACCAAGATGGACGAGCCGAGTGGTCGAGACCTGAAACAAGAGATCGAGGACTCCCTCGACACGTCGCTCCCACACGGCCGTCTCTACCGGAATCTGGACACGCTCGTCGAGAAAGGACTGGTCGAGAAGGGCTGCATCGACGGTCGGACCAACTTCTACGAGATATCCGAAGAGGGTGCAGAGGCGATTCGCGAACGCTACCGATGGGAACGCGAACACATCGAACCCGAGCTGACGTCGTGA
- a CDS encoding right-handed parallel beta-helix repeat-containing protein yields the protein MDRRTVLTLLGGVAGGTAISGTVAADDGDYGNVVDIVEAGADPTGAEPIDDVFGAVEDDDTLIEFPDGRYKINQLNLYGRANLALRGVGDDVTLVADENHGDDYWIAGSSTRDLVFENFTLDHTADGIDPSVEFGSHDGLVVRDVVKKGSQDGDNTAFGFRTYHDWSETVVENLQLPDGSDSVGPVGIWVDGDGTTTFRDCRVEDYGNNGLYASWSNGAVQVEGGVFKNNDRAQVRLGSAGSYVNEADVVVDDPSGDDPCTGVRISDGLGPVTVSNCDISMTSGRGSGGVVCAEDGGHFVVKDSRIHIGSDYTANKSGGTRTSPGVFVDDAPDAPDLDHDIVGTAITGGGDYYPAVLGKRDDVNVKQCCIDWEGPDGIWFQDTTANDIRDTNITVSGEEFVGDAEVSGLTTGDSCPLPDFGDGGGSSGDDRPSAVADAPIPPNASRLPYPTMGTDADNPTLTVYGNFVYPNTREFALDNLPAILEEFVEPGHLNVEFRSIAYPDDHYLNSVEGEEHLGQLALGAWDKDWQNYWEAFEYLFEHQGEFDWQSWSAASNLLQNAGVEDVYGWIPVLAADDEYADELVESRVDAADADLEYVPQIEFEGDLAGANWDTGHLLRWISNRI from the coding sequence GTGGATCGACGAACGGTTCTAACACTTCTCGGTGGGGTCGCTGGCGGGACCGCGATCTCTGGCACTGTCGCTGCCGACGATGGCGACTACGGGAACGTGGTCGACATCGTCGAGGCAGGGGCGGACCCGACGGGAGCGGAACCGATAGACGACGTGTTCGGGGCGGTCGAGGACGACGATACCCTCATCGAGTTCCCGGACGGTCGGTACAAGATAAACCAGCTCAACCTCTACGGTCGCGCCAACCTCGCGCTGCGTGGTGTCGGCGACGACGTGACGCTCGTGGCCGACGAGAACCACGGTGACGACTACTGGATCGCCGGGTCCAGTACGCGCGACCTCGTCTTCGAGAACTTCACCCTGGACCACACCGCAGACGGAATCGACCCGTCGGTCGAGTTCGGCAGCCACGACGGACTCGTCGTCAGGGACGTGGTGAAGAAGGGGTCACAGGACGGCGACAATACGGCCTTCGGCTTCCGGACGTACCACGACTGGAGCGAGACGGTCGTCGAGAACCTCCAGCTCCCGGACGGGAGCGACTCCGTCGGCCCCGTCGGTATCTGGGTGGATGGCGACGGGACGACCACGTTCCGTGACTGTCGCGTGGAGGACTACGGGAACAACGGGCTGTACGCGTCGTGGTCGAACGGCGCGGTACAGGTCGAAGGTGGCGTGTTCAAGAACAACGACCGGGCACAGGTCCGACTCGGGAGTGCGGGGAGCTACGTCAACGAGGCGGACGTCGTGGTCGACGACCCCTCGGGTGACGACCCCTGCACCGGCGTGCGTATCTCTGACGGGCTCGGCCCCGTCACCGTCTCGAACTGTGACATCTCGATGACCAGCGGTCGCGGAAGCGGTGGTGTGGTCTGTGCCGAAGACGGCGGCCACTTCGTGGTGAAGGACTCGCGAATCCACATCGGTTCGGACTACACGGCCAACAAGTCCGGCGGCACGCGAACGTCACCGGGCGTGTTCGTCGACGACGCGCCGGACGCCCCGGACCTCGACCACGACATCGTCGGGACCGCCATCACCGGCGGCGGCGACTACTACCCGGCCGTCCTCGGCAAGCGAGACGACGTCAACGTGAAACAGTGCTGTATCGACTGGGAGGGCCCGGACGGCATCTGGTTCCAGGACACGACGGCGAACGACATCCGGGACACGAACATCACGGTCAGCGGGGAGGAGTTCGTCGGCGACGCGGAGGTCTCCGGTCTCACGACCGGTGACTCGTGCCCGCTCCCCGACTTCGGTGACGGTGGTGGCAGCAGCGGTGACGACCGGCCCAGCGCCGTCGCGGACGCCCCGATTCCGCCGAACGCCAGCCGGCTGCCGTACCCGACGATGGGGACCGACGCCGACAACCCGACGCTGACCGTCTACGGGAACTTCGTCTACCCGAACACGCGAGAGTTCGCGCTCGACAACCTCCCCGCCATCCTCGAGGAGTTCGTCGAACCCGGCCACCTCAACGTGGAGTTCCGGTCCATCGCCTATCCCGACGACCACTACCTCAACTCCGTCGAGGGCGAGGAACACCTCGGACAGCTCGCCCTCGGTGCCTGGGACAAGGACTGGCAGAACTACTGGGAGGCGTTCGAGTACCTCTTCGAGCACCAGGGGGAGTTCGACTGGCAGTCCTGGTCCGCGGCCAGCAACCTCCTGCAGAACGCCGGGGTCGAGGACGTCTACGGCTGGATTCCGGTTCTCGCCGCCGACGACGAGTACGCCGACGAACTCGTCGAGTCGCGGGTCGACGCTGCCGACGCCGACCTCGAGTACGTCCCACAGATAGAGTTCGAGGGCGACCTCGCGGGTGCGAACTGGGACACCGGCCACCTGCTCCGCTGGATCAGCAACCGCATCTGA
- a CDS encoding polysaccharide deacetylase family protein: protein MNTGEQNTTGTTTTTRSTSGTPTGTATAREQTDTTDSGEQREKPEDVVDDFEDLSTWTVKNGKLTAMTEGSYKGSQSAVITRQDGEPVIEREIETGVGGSNLSVAINLDASKHAVLQVTLLNGNNQNSVQYAESVRSSTSGFWQRLDLGATGVTGLPNLKNITKIRIRVKGAGSGGKVRIDDLRKVPSPDKGYVALVFDDAQRSDYTKAFQTLKQYDIPATSALVTNHVGDDGFLNMKQIEEMKAAGWEFASQTASHANMLNASRLQAEREVVGSKEWLLDHGFEKGAKSFTYPYGLYNEQITNFVSKHYEMGFGFFSTRNAASGYITDPMTISRGDGRHIEQAKSMVDLAHLYNDLEVITFHGIDRKGELDVTGDQFEDFVSYLDNSNVEPITLSQIPNKFKPEDGW from the coding sequence ATGAACACTGGCGAACAGAACACGACAGGAACGACCACCACGACCCGGTCCACGTCGGGCACGCCGACCGGGACCGCCACCGCCCGCGAGCAGACGGACACGACCGATTCCGGCGAGCAACGTGAGAAACCCGAAGACGTCGTCGACGACTTCGAGGACCTCTCCACGTGGACCGTCAAGAACGGGAAGCTCACCGCGATGACGGAGGGCTCCTACAAGGGGAGCCAGTCGGCCGTCATCACGCGCCAGGACGGCGAGCCCGTCATCGAGCGCGAGATCGAGACCGGCGTCGGCGGGTCGAACCTCTCCGTGGCGATTAACCTCGACGCCAGCAAGCACGCCGTCTTGCAGGTGACCCTCCTCAACGGCAACAACCAGAACTCGGTGCAGTACGCCGAGTCCGTCCGCTCGTCCACGAGCGGGTTCTGGCAGCGGCTCGACCTCGGCGCGACCGGGGTCACGGGGCTGCCCAACCTGAAGAACATCACCAAGATCCGCATCCGCGTCAAGGGTGCCGGGAGCGGCGGGAAGGTCCGCATCGACGACCTCCGAAAGGTCCCCTCCCCCGACAAGGGCTACGTCGCGCTTGTGTTCGACGACGCACAGCGCTCTGACTACACGAAGGCCTTCCAGACGCTGAAGCAGTACGACATCCCGGCGACCTCCGCCCTCGTCACGAACCACGTCGGCGACGACGGGTTCCTCAACATGAAGCAGATCGAGGAGATGAAGGCGGCGGGCTGGGAGTTCGCCTCGCAGACGGCGAGCCACGCCAACATGCTCAACGCCTCGCGGCTGCAGGCCGAACGGGAGGTCGTCGGCTCGAAGGAGTGGCTCCTCGACCACGGGTTCGAGAAGGGTGCCAAGAGCTTCACCTACCCGTACGGTCTCTACAACGAGCAGATCACGAACTTCGTCAGCAAGCACTACGAGATGGGCTTCGGGTTCTTCAGCACCCGGAACGCGGCCTCCGGGTACATCACCGACCCGATGACCATCTCGCGGGGTGACGGCCGACACATCGAGCAGGCGAAGTCGATGGTCGACCTGGCGCACCTCTACAACGACCTCGAGGTCATCACCTTCCACGGTATCGACCGCAAGGGCGAACTGGACGTCACCGGCGACCAGTTCGAGGACTTCGTCTCCTACCTCGACAACAGCAACGTCGAACCGATCACCCTCTCACAGATCCCCAACAAGTTCAAGCCAGAAGACGGCTGGTAA
- a CDS encoding MarR family transcriptional regulator, with the protein MSQSPPREGATLVDCAILWTHAMLVGVKDRSTNTVARLRSVVGTSSDPESGATPTMEPSSDDCPDSEVVTTDAEPPMCTSEEILVAIDREGGRMWQTDIVEAVGCSSSTVSRHLSALESKGEIQRVTVGREKIVALPDYEFEATRTMQGEYDTQTQAV; encoded by the coding sequence ATGAGCCAGTCCCCGCCCCGCGAAGGTGCAACGCTCGTCGACTGTGCCATCCTCTGGACACACGCGATGCTGGTCGGCGTCAAAGACCGGTCGACGAACACCGTGGCCCGTCTCCGGTCGGTCGTCGGCACGAGTTCCGACCCCGAATCCGGAGCGACCCCGACGATGGAGCCGTCGTCGGACGACTGTCCCGATAGCGAGGTCGTCACGACCGACGCCGAACCGCCCATGTGTACGAGCGAGGAGATCCTCGTCGCCATCGACCGCGAGGGCGGACGGATGTGGCAGACCGACATCGTCGAGGCGGTGGGCTGTTCGTCCTCGACGGTCAGCCGGCACCTGTCGGCGCTGGAGTCCAAGGGCGAGATCCAGCGCGTCACGGTCGGCCGCGAGAAGATCGTCGCCCTGCCGGACTACGAGTTCGAGGCGACGAGGACCATGCAGGGCGAGTACGACACCCAGACGCAGGCGGTGTAG